A portion of the Roseimicrobium gellanilyticum genome contains these proteins:
- a CDS encoding deoxycytidylate deaminase has protein sequence MSAPATKTRLTIPEYAMALAHVASLRSEDPFRKVGAVAFDFDNRVIGTAYNGLAPGFNADHEFWLDRDTRRKYMLHAEVNLCSLFTRGNVKLVACTTMPCTSCAQMLCAYGVKEIYYRDPYPDSEANAICQLYGIKLEQLTDYPLIVSTVDPPGSATGTGMSK, from the coding sequence ATGAGCGCACCCGCCACGAAGACACGCCTGACCATTCCCGAGTACGCCATGGCACTGGCCCACGTGGCCAGCCTGCGCTCTGAAGACCCATTCAGGAAGGTCGGCGCTGTGGCCTTCGACTTTGATAACCGCGTCATAGGCACGGCTTACAACGGCCTGGCGCCGGGGTTCAATGCCGACCATGAGTTCTGGCTGGACCGCGATACCCGGCGCAAATACATGCTCCATGCCGAGGTGAACCTCTGCAGTCTCTTCACCCGGGGGAACGTGAAGCTGGTGGCCTGCACCACCATGCCTTGCACCTCCTGCGCCCAGATGCTGTGCGCCTATGGGGTAAAGGAAATTTACTACCGCGACCCCTACCCCGATTCCGAAGCGAATGCCATCTGCCAGCTCTACGGCATCAAGCTGGAGCAACTCACGGACTACCCGCTGATTGTCTCCACGGTTGATCCTCCGGGAAGTGCAACGGGTACGGGCATGTCGAAGTAG
- a CDS encoding outer membrane beta-barrel protein, which yields MHGVASPSFLAFCMTPCAKIHLPRIVAACLSLLAAHQFTTTASAQTGVAPSQTGLFFDDLRNRAALFRQQEAADESATSSAGTYDFNRGEYTGESTPDEERPLGERTQLEESVGRSLGADDFRGGYVGGSRRRPGDYTGSSSSPYPATTTFFAPTYITDPFLAGKRNIKLGPVNIGLGLNGNLEYNDNVNQAHSDAQDDLIAGLYMNVDANYQITEQQRFSLSVTMGVDHYFNHPELSPNGKDFNLNVFPGSTLAFDVMVGDILFVIYDRVSVRPASQTEFALDDLDVFGVFQNDIGLAMSWAINSKTSLSVNYNHSDSLALEDNFSETDRTVDSVSGSLAFTPTGTYTIGIEGSVSWVNYDEEFNNDGVTSSAGVFLILPITRSTILKASGGYQHFEFDTPPAFTRSVSDQDIASTQAQIDTLNAQAASINVATSPNPVQAQEQLAAIQEQQLALQDQLAAQQIQKQQDDVTESSRSFDSNSELDDYYYNVTLFNQLNARISHQLSFGHESSLNTSSNFLTADYVTYAVGMIAWRGARFTLSTYYEDAEDSGGRLAEDVEQWGIDALLTHRLNSRLVLGLGYHYGNTDSNIELRDYNQHAFSLDVSWAFNRKMNVGVGYRYLTTDAEDERQSFDQNRFVMSMNYNF from the coding sequence TTGCATGGCGTTGCATCGCCCTCTTTTTTAGCCTTTTGTATGACTCCCTGCGCAAAAATTCATCTCCCCAGAATTGTTGCTGCGTGCCTTTCACTCCTTGCCGCCCATCAATTTACAACAACCGCCTCGGCGCAAACGGGCGTAGCCCCTTCGCAGACAGGGCTTTTCTTTGACGATCTGCGCAATCGCGCGGCGCTTTTTCGTCAGCAGGAAGCGGCGGATGAATCTGCTACCAGCTCTGCGGGAACCTATGACTTTAATCGCGGTGAGTACACCGGCGAATCGACTCCGGATGAGGAGCGTCCTCTCGGAGAGCGTACCCAGCTGGAAGAGAGCGTTGGCCGCTCCTTGGGCGCAGATGATTTCCGCGGAGGATATGTAGGCGGTTCGCGTCGTCGCCCGGGCGACTACACGGGTTCCTCCTCGAGCCCATATCCCGCGACCACCACGTTCTTCGCGCCGACCTACATCACGGATCCCTTCCTGGCTGGAAAGCGCAACATCAAGCTCGGCCCGGTAAACATTGGTTTGGGCCTAAACGGCAATCTTGAGTACAACGACAACGTCAATCAGGCACATTCCGATGCGCAGGATGACTTGATCGCGGGCCTCTACATGAACGTAGACGCCAACTACCAAATCACCGAGCAGCAGCGCTTCTCTCTCTCGGTCACCATGGGGGTGGACCATTACTTTAACCACCCTGAGCTCAGCCCCAACGGCAAGGATTTTAACTTGAACGTCTTCCCCGGCTCGACGCTGGCGTTCGATGTGATGGTGGGTGATATCCTCTTCGTCATCTATGATCGCGTTTCGGTGCGCCCGGCGTCCCAGACCGAATTCGCGCTGGACGACCTGGACGTGTTCGGGGTCTTCCAGAACGACATTGGTCTGGCCATGAGCTGGGCCATCAATTCGAAGACCAGCCTGTCGGTGAACTACAACCACTCCGACTCTCTCGCGCTGGAAGACAATTTCTCCGAGACAGATCGCACGGTTGATTCAGTGTCGGGATCGTTGGCCTTTACACCGACTGGCACTTACACCATTGGCATCGAGGGAAGCGTCTCGTGGGTCAACTATGATGAAGAGTTCAACAACGATGGTGTTACTTCCAGTGCGGGCGTCTTCCTTATTCTGCCCATCACAAGGAGCACCATCCTGAAGGCGTCCGGTGGTTACCAGCACTTCGAGTTCGATACGCCTCCGGCTTTCACCCGCAGTGTTTCGGATCAGGACATCGCTTCCACGCAGGCGCAGATCGATACTCTGAATGCCCAGGCCGCTTCAATCAATGTGGCGACTTCGCCAAACCCAGTGCAGGCGCAGGAACAACTGGCCGCCATTCAGGAGCAGCAGCTGGCTCTGCAGGATCAACTGGCCGCCCAGCAAATCCAGAAGCAGCAGGATGACGTCACCGAATCCAGCCGCAGCTTCGACAGCAACAGCGAGCTCGACGACTACTACTATAATGTCACGCTGTTCAACCAGCTCAACGCCCGCATCTCCCATCAACTCAGCTTCGGTCACGAATCCTCGCTCAACACGAGTTCGAACTTCCTTACGGCTGACTATGTCACCTACGCTGTTGGTATGATCGCCTGGCGCGGCGCCCGTTTCACCCTCAGCACCTACTACGAAGATGCTGAAGATTCCGGCGGTCGCCTCGCGGAAGACGTGGAGCAGTGGGGCATCGACGCCCTCCTTACCCACCGCCTGAACAGCCGCCTTGTACTCGGCCTTGGCTATCACTACGGCAATACCGACTCCAACATCGAACTGCGCGACTACAACCAGCATGCTTTCTCCTTGGACGTAAGCTGGGCCTTCAACCGCAAGATGAATGTTGGTGTGGGATATCGTTACCTGACCACGGATGCTGAGGACGAGCGCCAGAGCTTCGACCAGAATCGGTTCGTGATGTCCATGAACTACAACTTCTAA
- a CDS encoding polysaccharide biosynthesis/export family protein yields MEVPAPTQSPSGPSSPKGTQGRLWFWVGLTIVALVAGVMSLPYVASTQTPATPPSPSPPRSAGAGAAGPYITVYGEVKHQGRYDFVTGEMVGGAILRVGGFSTKAKDKAVKVVRKVPGKGNVTIVVNLRDVFSGKAPGKDIPLIAGDTVIVEEKLINF; encoded by the coding sequence ATGGAAGTTCCAGCCCCCACGCAAAGCCCCTCTGGGCCATCCTCTCCCAAGGGGACACAGGGGCGGCTGTGGTTTTGGGTCGGGCTTACGATCGTTGCTCTGGTGGCAGGGGTGATGTCACTCCCCTACGTGGCTTCCACCCAAACCCCGGCGACGCCTCCCAGTCCTTCGCCTCCGAGATCCGCAGGAGCGGGGGCTGCCGGGCCCTACATTACCGTTTACGGTGAGGTGAAACACCAGGGAAGGTATGATTTCGTGACAGGGGAGATGGTGGGAGGGGCGATCTTGCGCGTTGGCGGATTTTCCACAAAGGCCAAGGACAAAGCCGTGAAAGTCGTCCGAAAGGTGCCCGGGAAGGGGAATGTCACCATCGTGGTAAACCTGAGGGATGTTTTTTCTGGGAAAGCACCGGGGAAGGACATCCCCCTCATTGCTGGCGACACCGTCATCGTCGAGGAAAAGCTGATCAACTTCTAA
- a CDS encoding polysaccharide biosynthesis/export family protein: MKRLLPHAVVAAALLASQIIAVAQDPGFLPAQPQSSRSRQQIQPAASQSQAQPGSMERDDVAASASRITSMTQLDDSRPLRIKDQVVLRIVEDKAEPKSLVVQDSGDIFAPYIGLVKAAGRTPRQLALYMKGELEKQYFQQATVIVALERAYIPGRGGRQGDGFVPDDMGYITIYGQVIRQGKYEFAPEDQLTASQAILRAGGFAPFAKDKAVKIIRKIPGKGNVTIVVNLRDVMTKGRLEKDITIYPNDTIIVEEKLINF, translated from the coding sequence ATGAAGCGCCTTCTTCCCCACGCCGTGGTTGCTGCGGCCCTGCTAGCCAGCCAGATCATCGCTGTTGCCCAAGACCCCGGATTCCTTCCTGCGCAGCCACAGAGCAGCCGCTCGCGTCAGCAGATCCAGCCGGCCGCTTCCCAGTCGCAAGCCCAGCCCGGGTCCATGGAGCGTGACGATGTTGCCGCCTCCGCGTCCCGGATCACCTCGATGACCCAGCTGGATGACTCGCGCCCGCTGCGTATCAAGGATCAGGTTGTCCTTCGTATTGTAGAGGACAAGGCGGAACCCAAAAGCCTGGTGGTTCAGGACTCTGGAGACATCTTTGCTCCCTACATTGGCTTGGTGAAAGCGGCAGGCCGTACCCCCCGCCAGCTGGCCTTGTACATGAAGGGTGAATTGGAGAAGCAGTACTTCCAGCAGGCCACTGTCATCGTGGCGCTTGAGCGTGCTTACATCCCCGGCAGGGGGGGGCGCCAAGGAGACGGCTTCGTCCCCGATGACATGGGTTATATCACCATCTATGGGCAGGTCATTCGCCAGGGCAAATATGAGTTCGCCCCGGAAGACCAGCTCACTGCCAGCCAGGCCATCCTGCGGGCGGGCGGCTTTGCCCCCTTCGCCAAGGACAAGGCGGTGAAGATCATCCGCAAAATTCCCGGCAAGGGTAATGTGACCATTGTGGTGAACCTCCGCGATGTGATGACCAAGGGCCGTTTGGAGAAGGACATCACGATCTATCCCAACGACACCATCATTGTTGAGGAAAAACTCATCAATTTCTAA